The Bradyrhizobium sp. CCBAU 051011 DNA segment GTTGTCGATCGCGGCGACGCACGCGCTTTCCTTCACGTTTTTCCCGAAATGGGTCCGCCGCAACGACAAGGTTTTGGCGCTCGGCAACCTCAACCTGATCTCCGACAGCATGCAGGCGTGCGAGCAGATGATGTTGCGGGGCGACGCGCAGTTTCTGCTTTGTCATCACCACAAGAACATGAGCAGCCGGATCGGGTCCGGCCAATTCAGGAGCATCGCGGTCGGCGCCGACACGCTCCTTCCGTTGAGCGCGCCTGCCGCAAACGGCGTTGCGCGGTGGAGGCTTCGTCGCGGCGAACCGGTGAAGTACCTTGCCTATAGCGCGCAATCAGGGTTGGGCCGGATCGTCGCAGCTCAATGGGGTGCGAAAGATCGTCCTTTCGCGCTTGAGACGGTCTTTACGTCGCATCTTGCCGCCACGCTGCTGTCGATGGCCCGCGCGGGAGATGGCGTGGCATGGCTGCCCCGGACGTTGGCGGAGGAGGACATCTCGGCCGGGCTGCTGGTTGAAGCCGGCAAACTCGAATTTCAGATACCGATCGAAATCCGCCTGTTTCGTCCCGCGGCGCGTCAGAGCAAGGCGGTCGAAGCGATCTGGTCGGCCTTCGAGCGCAACTGACGTTGTTCAATTCAGCGGGTCAGGCGCCGCTCTGATCTCGACGTCGACACTTCTACCCAAATCGAAGCATGCTGGCGTAGAATTGCGCTAGCATGCACCCTCGATCGATCCGCTCGAGAGGTGTAACGATGAAACGGGAAGTCATTCGTGTCGAGCCGATGTCGTCCTGGCTTGCGAAGCGGAATGCGCCGGTCTCGCCGGTGACGCGCGGCGGTGGCATGGTCTTCGTCTCGGGCCTGCCGCCGTTCGATCCCGAGACCGGCGAACTCTTCACCGGCCCGATCGAGCGTCAGACAGAACTCGTCCTCCAGCAACTCAAACTATGCCTGGAGACCGCGGGCACGTCGCTGCAGAATGTGATGAAGTGCAACGTCTACTGCACCTCGGTTGCGCACTTCGCGGCCGTCAATGCGATCTATGCGCGCTACTTTCCGGAAGATCCGCCGGCGCGCATCTTCGTTTGCGTGCCCGAATGGTTCGCGCCATTCGATATCGAGATCGACTGCGTCGCGGTGACGTAGGGCCTTCCAGTTCAGCGCAGGCCCTGACGATCAACGAGGATCCGGTGGATCTGGATGAACTCCGGCAGCTCGATCAGGAATTCTGCGTCGCGCGCGAGATGATGAACCTTGGTCGGCTCGCCCTTGGTGAAAGCCGTCATCGACTTAAGGTCCGGCCAATAGGAGATGGTCGTGAACCAGCTCTCGTGCTCGCGATCCTCCCGGAATAGCTGAACGCCGAGCGCGGTCTTCTCCAGCGGCGGGATTCCGTCCGTCTTGATATAGGCTTCATAGCTGTCCGCGACGTCGGGCCGCGTCCGGCCCCGCCAGATGCGCGCAATGGTCGGCTGGGTTGGCATCGGCAGTTCCTTCCAATATGTCGGCAGTGATGAGGGGCAGTTTTCCCGGCGCGACAACGGTGGGGCTGGCGCTCTGTTCCCGCTCAATCGCGAAGTCACACAGATCGTAGGATGGGTAGAGCGAAGCGAAACCCATCACCTATGGGCGCACGCGATTGATGGGTATCGCTTCGCTCCACCCATCCTACGCAGTTGAGCATGCGGCCGCTATTCCACCGCCTCAATCCATTCCGCGGCGCCGCGCCACAGCGTGGCGCGATGCTCGGGCTTGAAAAAACCGAGATGCCCGATCTTCTCAGTGCGGGCATCCGCAGGCCTCACGGTGATGATCTCGGGCTTGATCGACGTAAACCCCGCGCACAGCAATTCGACCGCGGGCCGCGTCGCCCAGGGATCGTCGGCCATGCAGAGCGCGCGCAAGGCACCTCTGTAGTTCGGAAAATTCTGCAAGGCGTTAAGCCTGGCATCGTCGAACAGATAGCGCGGGCTCATCACCCAGCCGACCCATTGCAGGAAGGCATCCTTCGGCAGGTCCATGCCAAGGCCGGCCTTGCCCGGCATGTAGCCGAGCGCGCGGGTGAGGGGACTGCCGACAAAATTCAGCATGGCGTAGACGCGGTAGCGCTCAGGCGAGGCCATCAGTTTCCAGTAGCCGGCCTGGGCGGCGACGAACAGCGCGCGCGAAATCTGCGAATTGTTCGGCAATAGACCGAGGGCCTGGCCGCCGAACGAATGTCCGACATAGGCGAAGGGCAGCGCCTTGTAACGCTCGCGCATCCAGGCGACTGCCGCGGTGATGTCCTGCGCCGCCCAGTCCGACATCGAGGCCTTGAAGCCGACCAGCGATTTCGGCCTGACGGTGCCGGTCGTCGCCTTCTGCCTGGAATGCCGGTGCCGCGGTAGTCGTAGGTCAGAACCGCGCAGCCGCGGTTGGCGAGGTAGCTGGCAAAGCCGCGGTAGAGTTTTCGGGGGACCGCGGTCGCCGAATTGATCAGGACGGCCTGGCGCTTGGCCCCGCGGGGCAGAAACAGCGTCGCGGCCAAGGGGTATCCGTCCGTCGCGGGCACCGTGATGTCGTCGCTAAAAACGTCGTCCAGCCCCGGCTCGGCCACTGCTTCTTCTCCTCAGCTTTCGCGAGCGGCCCCAGCAAATGCGAATTCGGCTTTTACCGCAAGGGCTTGATGGGGATACCTGAAATCTAACTGGCGGTCGGTCACAGGCCTGTGTATAAACCGGCCCTTCACAATCGCCATTAAGTTGCGGTTTTTGCTCAGGAGTTAAGGTCATGTCCGAGCGGTGGACGCCCGATAGCTGGCGCACCAGGCCGGTGCTGCAGGTCCCGGAATATCCCGATGCCAAGGCATTGGCCGATGTCGAGGCGCAGCTCGCCACGTTTCCCCCGCTGGTGTTCGCCGGCGAAGCCCGCAGCCTGAAGAAGGCGCTGGCGCGCGTCGCCGCCGGCGAAGCTTTCCTGCTGCAGGGCGGCGATTGCGCCGAGAGCTTTGCCGAGCATGGCGCCAACAACATCCGAGACTTCTTCCGCGTGCTGCTGCAGATGGCTGTCGTCCTGACCTATGCCGGCGCGCTGCCGGTGGTGAAGGTCGGCCGCATCGCCGGGCAGTTCGCCAAACCGCGCTCGTCGAATACCGAGAAGGTTGGCGGCGTCGAGCTGCCGAGCTACCGCGGCGACATCATCAACGACATCGCCTTCACTCCGGAAGCGCGCATCCCGGATCCGCAGCGCCAGTTGATGGCCTACCGGCAGTCGGCTGCGACGCTTAACCTGTTGCGCGCGTTTGCCACCGGCGGCTTTGCCAATCTCGGCAGCGTCCATCAGTGGATGCTTGGCTTCCTCAAGGATTCCCCGCAGTCGCGGCGCTACAAGGAGCTGGCGGACCGCATTTCGGACGCGCTGAACTTCATGCGCGCTTGCGGGCTTGATCTGGAAAGCCATCCCGAACTGCGCGCCACCGATTTCTACACCAGCCATGAGGCGCTGCTGCTCGGCTACGAGCAGGCGATGACGCGGGTCGATTCCACCACCGGCGACTGGTACGCCACCTCCGGCCACATGATCTGGATCGGCGACCGCACCCGCCAACTCGATCACGGCCACGTCGAATATTTCCGCGGCATCAAGAACCCGATCGGCCTGAAATGCGGCCCCTCGCTGAAGCCGGACGAGCTGTTGAAGCTGATCGACATCCTCAATCCGGACAACGAGCCCGGACGGCTGACGCTGATCAACCGCTTCGGCTCGGACAAGGTCGGCGATCATCTCGCGCCGCTGATCCGTGCCGTGCAGCGGGAAGGGCGGGTCGTGGTCTGGTCGTGCGACCCCATGCACGGCAACACCATCACCTCGACCTCGGGCTACAAGACCCGGCCGTTCGATCGCGTGCTGTCGGAGGTGAAGTCGTTCTTCGCCATTCACGCGGCGGAGGGGACGCATGCCGGCGGCGTGCACCTGGAAATGACCGGGCAAGACGTCACCGAATGCATCGGCGGCGCCCGCGCCATCACCGACGAGGACCTCAACGACCGCTATCACACGGTCTGCGATCCCCGCCTCAACGCCGAACAATCGATCGACATGGCCTTCCTGATCGCCGAACTGCTCAAGCAGGAACGCGCCGGTAAGGACAAGCCGATGCCGGCCGCAGCGGGACTTTGACTTGCTGCGACTTTGGCGAGCCACCATCAACACGCGTAACGGTCTCGCTTTTGCGATCCGATCGGAGCAGGCCGTCCGCGAGGAACTGCTTGCGCTGGCGCTTTCGGTGCCGCTGGCCTGGCTGGTCGGCGCGACTGTCATGCGCCGCGTGGAACTAGTCGCGGCCGTCGCCTTTGTGCTTGTGGTCGAGATCCTCAATACCGCGATCGAGAAGCTGGCCGACCGCCTCACTACCGACCACGATCCGCAGATCGGGCGGGTCAAGGATATGGGGTCGGCGGCAGTCGGCGTGGCGCTTCTGATGGTCGGGGCGTTCTGGCTCTTTGCCATCGCCGAACGCATAGGCGCGTTCTAGATATGCGGTACTGATCTGGATCAGAACCGCATATCTAAGCTTTTGTTTTGACGCGTTTTCTTCATGCGAACCGGTGTCCGCTTCGCTCGAAAACGCCATCAAGGCAGCAATTGCAGTTTGCTCTTGTGCAAGGCACCATCGCCCCATGACCGACACTTTTACGATCACGCTGGCGCAGTTGAATCCGACGGTCGGCGATATCCCGGGCAACACGGCCAAGGCGCGCGCCGCGCGCGACAAGGCCAAAGCCGATGGCGCCGATCTCATGGTACTGCCCGAACTGTTCATCTGCGGCTATCCGCCGGAAGACCTGGTGCTGAAGCCGGCGCTCCAGGCCGCCTGCCGCGCCGCGGTCGAGGAGTTGGCGCGCGAGACGGCGGGCGGCGGGCCGGCGGTGCTGATCGGCACGCCCTGGGTCGAGGATGACAAGCTCTATAATGCCTGCGCACTGCTCGATCAGGGCCGCATCGCCGCGCTTCGCTTCAAGGCCAATTTGCCGAACTATGGCGTGTTCGACGAGAAGCGACTGTTCGCGCGCGGTCCCGCTGCCGGGCCGGTGACCGTCCGCGGCATCCGCGTCGGCGTCCCGATCTGCGAGGACATCTGGCTCGAAGAGTCCGAGGAATACGAAAACGTCGTCGAATGCCTTGCCGAGACCGGCGCGGAAATTCTGGTGGTGCCGAACGGCTCGCCCTATGCGCGCGACAAGAACGACCTCCGGCTGTCGATCGCGGTCGCCCGCGTCACCGAGAGCGGGCTGCCGCTGGTCTATCTCAACCAGATCGGCGGGCAGGACGAACTGGTGTTCGACGGCGCCTCATTCGCACTCAACGCCGATCTCTCGGTCGCAGCGCAACTGCCGGCGTTCGAGGAGAGCATCGTCACGCTGCGCTGGACCAAGGGAGCCGATGGCTGGCGCTGCTCGGGGCCGGTGGTGCCGCTGGTCGAGGGCGACAAGGGCGATTACGCGGCCTGCGTGCTCGGCCTGCGCGATTACGTCCGCAAGAACGGCTTTCCCGGCGTGCTGCTCGGCGTCTCCGGCGGCATCGATTCCGCGCTGTGCGCGGCGATCGCAGTCGATGCGCTCGGCGCCGATCAGGTTCGCGGCGTGATGCTGCCGTTCCGTTTCACCGCGCAGGTGTCGCTGGATGATGCGGCCAAACTGACGAAGGCACTCGGCATCCGTTACGAGGTGCTGCCGATTGCCGATGCCGTCAACGGATTTGAAAAGATCCTGTCGGGCCCCTTCGCCGGCCTGCCGCGCGACATCACCGAAGAGAACCTGCAGGCACGTACCCGCGGCACGCTCTTGATGGCGATTTCCAACAAGACCGGCGCCATGGTGGTTACGACCGGCAACAAGTCGGAAATGTCGGTCGGCTACGCCACCATCTATGGCGACATGAACGGCGGCTTCAATCCGATCAAGGACATCTACAAGACCGAAGTGTTCCGCCTCTCCAGCCTGCGCAACGAGTGGAAGCCGGACGGCGCGCTCGGGCCGTCAGGCGAGGTCATCCCGGTCAACATCATCACGCGGCCGCCGACGGCTGAACT contains these protein-coding regions:
- a CDS encoding LysR substrate-binding domain-containing protein, giving the protein MALTPAGKHFHDQAEVLTRALHQLRRDTLEVSERHVRPLSIAATHALSFTFFPKWVRRNDKVLALGNLNLISDSMQACEQMMLRGDAQFLLCHHHKNMSSRIGSGQFRSIAVGADTLLPLSAPAANGVARWRLRRGEPVKYLAYSAQSGLGRIVAAQWGAKDRPFALETVFTSHLAATLLSMARAGDGVAWLPRTLAEEDISAGLLVEAGKLEFQIPIEIRLFRPAARQSKAVEAIWSAFERN
- a CDS encoding RidA family protein, whose protein sequence is MKREVIRVEPMSSWLAKRNAPVSPVTRGGGMVFVSGLPPFDPETGELFTGPIERQTELVLQQLKLCLETAGTSLQNVMKCNVYCTSVAHFAAVNAIYARYFPEDPPARIFVCVPEWFAPFDIEIDCVAVT
- a CDS encoding class II 3-deoxy-7-phosphoheptulonate synthase, producing the protein MSERWTPDSWRTRPVLQVPEYPDAKALADVEAQLATFPPLVFAGEARSLKKALARVAAGEAFLLQGGDCAESFAEHGANNIRDFFRVLLQMAVVLTYAGALPVVKVGRIAGQFAKPRSSNTEKVGGVELPSYRGDIINDIAFTPEARIPDPQRQLMAYRQSAATLNLLRAFATGGFANLGSVHQWMLGFLKDSPQSRRYKELADRISDALNFMRACGLDLESHPELRATDFYTSHEALLLGYEQAMTRVDSTTGDWYATSGHMIWIGDRTRQLDHGHVEYFRGIKNPIGLKCGPSLKPDELLKLIDILNPDNEPGRLTLINRFGSDKVGDHLAPLIRAVQREGRVVVWSCDPMHGNTITSTSGYKTRPFDRVLSEVKSFFAIHAAEGTHAGGVHLEMTGQDVTECIGGARAITDEDLNDRYHTVCDPRLNAEQSIDMAFLIAELLKQERAGKDKPMPAAAGL
- a CDS encoding diacylglycerol kinase; translated protein: MLRLWRATINTRNGLAFAIRSEQAVREELLALALSVPLAWLVGATVMRRVELVAAVAFVLVVEILNTAIEKLADRLTTDHDPQIGRVKDMGSAAVGVALLMVGAFWLFAIAERIGAF
- a CDS encoding NAD+ synthase, with the protein product MTDTFTITLAQLNPTVGDIPGNTAKARAARDKAKADGADLMVLPELFICGYPPEDLVLKPALQAACRAAVEELARETAGGGPAVLIGTPWVEDDKLYNACALLDQGRIAALRFKANLPNYGVFDEKRLFARGPAAGPVTVRGIRVGVPICEDIWLEESEEYENVVECLAETGAEILVVPNGSPYARDKNDLRLSIAVARVTESGLPLVYLNQIGGQDELVFDGASFALNADLSVAAQLPAFEESIVTLRWTKGADGWRCSGPVVPLVEGDKGDYAACVLGLRDYVRKNGFPGVLLGVSGGIDSALCAAIAVDALGADQVRGVMLPFRFTAQVSLDDAAKLTKALGIRYEVLPIADAVNGFEKILSGPFAGLPRDITEENLQARTRGTLLMAISNKTGAMVVTTGNKSEMSVGYATIYGDMNGGFNPIKDIYKTEVFRLSSLRNEWKPDGALGPSGEVIPVNIITRPPTAELRENQTDQDSLPPYEMLDGILERLVEREEPLATIIAAGFPADVVTRIDRLLNVAEYKRRQAAPGVKVTEKNFGRDRRYPITNRFRDNGKELPAPDDKLVARAGRASADVFDG